A section of the Ornithinimicrobium sufpigmenti genome encodes:
- a CDS encoding TetR/AcrR family transcriptional regulator: MTGPQRRQQLIEVGRGLFAEKGFEGTSVEEIALSAGVSKPVIYEHFGGKEGLYAVVVDREIQALLGQITTALQEHGGNARALLEAAALALLDYIEHSTDGFRILVRDSPPGQSTGSFASLISDIASQVEHILAAEFKRRRLDPKTAPLYAQMLVGMVAIPGGWWLDSRRMKKDDVAAHLVNLAWNGLAGMEAKPTLRTKRKH, from the coding sequence ATGACCGGTCCGCAACGCCGCCAGCAGCTCATCGAGGTGGGCCGGGGCCTGTTCGCGGAGAAGGGCTTCGAAGGGACCAGCGTGGAGGAGATCGCGCTGAGCGCGGGGGTCTCCAAGCCGGTGATCTACGAGCACTTCGGCGGCAAGGAGGGGCTCTACGCCGTCGTGGTCGACCGGGAGATCCAGGCCCTGCTCGGCCAGATCACCACCGCCCTGCAGGAGCACGGGGGCAACGCCCGGGCCCTGCTGGAGGCGGCCGCGCTGGCGCTGCTGGACTACATCGAGCACTCCACCGACGGCTTCCGCATCCTGGTGCGGGACAGCCCCCCGGGCCAGTCCACCGGCTCCTTCGCCAGCCTGATCAGCGACATCGCCAGCCAGGTCGAGCACATCCTGGCGGCGGAGTTCAAGCGCCGCCGGCTGGACCCCAAGACCGCGCCGCTCTACGCCCAGATGCTGGTCGGCATGGTCGCCATCCCCGGCGGCTGGTGGCTGGACTCCCGGCGGATGAAGAAGGACGACGTGGCCGCCCACCTGGTCAACCTGGCCTGGAACGGCCTGGCCGGCATGGAGGCCAAACCCACCCTGCGCACCAAGCGCAAGCACTGA